Sequence from the Exiguobacterium aurantiacum genome:
ACGACCGAGACGACACTCGTTTTATTGCACGGGACAGGAGGGACGGAGCAGGATTTGATTCCGCTCGCCCGCGAACTCGCCCCTGAAGTGAACATTTTGACGCTCCGGGGGGACGTGCTCGAGAACGGTATGTCCCGCTTCTTCCGTCGTCACGCGGAAGGCGTCCTCGACCTCGAGGACTTGAAGAGGCAGACGGAACGGTTCTTGACGTTCTTGGATGATGCCTCGACAGAGTACGGCATCGACCGTGACAAGATGATCCCGCTCGGCTATTCGAACGGGGCCAACTTGATCGGTTCGGCGCTTTATCGGAAGCAAGCGTTCCACGCCTCGCTCTTGTTCCACCCGATGGTGCCCGACCGCTCGCTCACGTTGCCAGACCTCACGGGGGCGAACGTGTTCATCTCGGCCGGGGAGCGTGACCCGATTTGCCCGAAAACAGAAACAGAAGAGCTCACGTCGACGCTACGGGGTGCCGGAGCGGACGTTGAACTCTTCTATCACGGAGGCGGGCACGAGCTACGCATGGAAGAAGTCGAGGCGGCCCGGGCCTGGTTGACACCGTTCCTCGGTTAAGCCATCTTCTTCGGTTTCGATGGTCTCGAGTAGACGACGAGCACACCGCGATCAATCAAATAGGCGGCGAACAGACGTTTCGCCTCTTCAGAACGGACGGTTCGGTCGATTTGGATATACAATCGGCCGAGCTTTTTTTGTGACGTGCGGGTCAATAACCAGATGGAGTCGAGGGTGTACTGCCAGCTACGGAGCGTATCCGCCCCGATGTACATATACCGGTTCGACGTGCGTTCAAGCAAGTAGTTGAGCCACCAGACGTCACGCGCGAGTTTCATGGCGACGCCGACGAGGAACGAGATGAACACGAACGACAGGACAGATAGAATCGGATGGATGGCGGTAAATCGTTCCCGGATTGGTTCGAAGGCGACGATGAGCAGTCCGACGGAAAAGGCGCCGGTGAACCACCAAAATCCGAAGTTAGAGAATGAACGTTTCGGGTCATGTACCATATGGTGACGATTACGAATGACGGAAGCCATTCTCCACACCTCCTTTTGTTAGAATATTCTGATTATTTGGTAAGACTACTATACTATACTGTACCCACTCTCGTCTATTTGAATACGCTTGAAACCTGCAGTCGGTTGAAGATTTCTTGACGTTTCGGCTTGCGGAATGTAAATCCGGGGAATGATGACAGTGACGTCATCATTTTTTTGTGGAAACGTAATTTCATCAGGTCAAAAAATCAGCTATGATGAATGGGGCAAAAATTGAAGCGAGGGAATTGGATGAAGAAGATGAAAGTAAGCGAGTTGCGGGCCGAGCTCAAGCAATTCGACCAAAACGAGTTGATTGAGCTCATCGTCGGGTTGTATAAACAACACGCAGACGTGAAGACGACGTTGAACCGTTATTTCAGCGAAGGCTTCGAAGCTGAAGAGATGCTTCGGCTCATCAAAGAGATTGTCCGACTAGGGGACAAGGGAACGAATCGTTTTTTGATGAACTTTAATATGTTGCGTGAAGGGGCGGCCATCGTCAAAGAAGCAGAACGCTTCACGGATCCGGTGCTCACGGAACGGGTGCGCATCTTCTATCTCACTTATTTTGGCGGATATGTCGCGGAAGTTGGACAGCTGCTCGAAACGCAGGCTCCTCGCGAACTCGAGGTGTTCTTTACGCAGTTTGAAAAGATTATGCGGTGCGTTCAGGAAAACCCCGGATTGCTGTTGCCACTCGAAGGCGAAGTGGGGGAGATGCTCGAGGAGTTTCCGATTGAACGGAAGAAAGAAACGATTGCCTTTTGGAATCGTCAAAAAGAATTGGCGAAACAACAATATTGATTTATAGAACTTGAGGGAATATCATGCGAAATCATTGGTACGATAATATTAAAGGCGTGCTCGTCTTGCTCGTCGTCTTCGGTCACTTGCTGACCGATGTGCGCGGCGCTTATGACGACATCTTGCCGAAATGGGTCTATTTGTTCTTATACACGTTCCACATGCCGTTATTCATCATGTTGAGCGGTTACTTCTTCTGGGAGAACCGCTATTTGCGCGTCATCCAGTTGTTCGTCGTCTACATCATCTGGCAGGTCATTCTCGGTTCCTGGTTCGCCTTCACCGAGGGCATCCCGCTCTTGTCGCTCGAGAACCCGGGGCTGAACATCTTGACGCCGTATTGGGCGCTTTGGTATTTGATGGCGATCATCGTTTGGTACGTCATCACCCCATACGTGACCCAGTTGAAAGGATACGTGCTGTACGCGCTCCTCTTCGCGCTCTTATTCGGCTTCCAGGCCGAGTCGACCGGTTTTTTCGCGCTCCGGAAAGTCATCATGTTCTATCCGTTCTTCTTGATCGGGAACTGGATGAGCGAACGGAACACGATGAACTTCTTCGAGTTGCCGAAGCGGGCCGAGCAACGGAACCGGTATCGAATGGGTGGCTTCGCCGTCTTCACGACGCTCACGCTCGGGCTGCTCGCCTCGATGAGTTTTCAAAGCGAGAGCGCGTTCTATCATATCGGCAACTTGTTCAAGTTCCGGTTCGCCTATGAGACGGCGGTGCCGGAGGCCATCTGGAGCGGGCCGTTCGCCTTCTTGATCGTCTACACGGTGTCGATCCTCATGGCGATCAGTTTTGCGCTCATCATTCCGGGTCGCGAGCTGCCGGTCATCACCCGGGCCGGGAAATATAGTCTCTACATTTATTTGGTGCACGTCTTCCTCGTCGTCGCCTGGAAGGCGTTCGTGCCGGCCGGTTTCATGCCGACGTCGTGGCTCCAGTTGCTCGTCTTGTTCGGCGTCGCCTTCTTGATCGTCCTGGTGATTATCAGCCCGCCGGTCGTCAAGCTATTGAAGCCGCTCGTCGAGATCGACGTCCGCCGGGTCCAAGATGTGAAGGACGCAAAACCGTAAACCCTTTTCTAAATGGCGTTTTTCCGCTACACTTTATAAAGGGAAGCGAAACTAGAGTTAAGGAAGTGACACCATGCCATACGAAAATGGAATGCATAGCACAGAAGGAGACGTCAACGTCTCACGTCACGTCGTCGAAATGATTGCCGCTGTCGCGGTCAAAGAGACGAAATATGTGTCGTTCACGCAAGAAGATACGAAATTGTCGGAGCGCGCGCTCATGAAGCACGTCAAAGTCGACGAGTCGTCAGAAGGCGTCACGATCAACTTGTCGCTCTACATCGCCTACGGTCAGTCGATCGTTAAGACAGTGACGGCCGTGCAGGAACGCATCACGCAAGACATGGACACGATGCTCGCGATGACACCGCTCTCGGTGAACGTGAAAGTCGTCGGCATCCAGTTATGAGCAGTGGGAGAGGCGCATGCTTCTCCTACTTTTTTATTTTTTTGCGAAAGCGGTTGCATGATGATGGCTTTTTCATTTATAATAGAAATCGAACAAGTGCAACCGTTTGCATCAATGACCAATCGTGCAACGGGTACTTGTCAAGTTCCCTTAATGTAGTCTGACGACAGAAACATTAGAAGGAAAGGCGGAAAGCATGTATGTCGACGATTGAAGCAGTCATTTTTGATTTGGACGGTGTCATCACTGACACTGCGGAGTACCATTACCTCGCTTGGAAACAACTTGGAGAAGAGCTCGATATTCCGTTTGACCGTGAGTTCAATGAGACGCTGAAAGGCGTGAGTCGGACGGACTCGCTCGAGCGCATCCTCGCGCTCGGTGGGAGACAGGACGATTTCACACCGGATGAGAAAGCGGAACTCGCACAGAAGAAGAACGAGCATTACGTTGAACTCATTCAGCACATCTCTTCAGCCGATTTGTTGCCGGGCATCATTTCATTCCTCGATGAAATCAAAGAGGCTGGTCTCAAAATCGGAATGGCATCGGCTTCTAAAAACGCATTCGCGGTTGTAGACGCACTTGGTGTCCGTCATTACTTCGATCACATTGTCGATGCAGCAACTGTCGCCGAATCGAAACCACATCCCGAAGTGTTTTTGAAGGCTGCCTCTGCCCTTGGCGTGAAACCCGAACATGCCATCGGCGTTGAAGACGCAGCCGCAGGCGTAACTGCAATCAAAGCGGCAAACATGTTTGCTGTCGCCGTCGGGGAAGAATCGATGCTTGGTCATGCAGACCTCATCGTCGCTTCGACCGACGAACTCTCGCTCGCACGCATCCTCGAACGCGTCGGCGAGTAAAGACTACGATCATCTTCCGTGAGATGACGACTGCCCCGAACAGTCGTCATCTTTTTTGTTGGTCCAAAAGGCCTAAAATAGATAGGAATGCCTAAAAGTAGATGACAAGTACATTACAAAACCGTTACACTTTTATGTGGGACAAGTAATAACTGGCAATAATTGATGAATTTGGGTAATGGGGAACATCAATTAGGTGTAGAGGAGGATTTGTGTATGGAATCTACGGGCGTCAATGAAAATATTTATCGGGAACTGATGGAAATCGAAGAGTCGTATCGTCAGTTGCAGCGTCGGGCGGAGTACTTGATTTCGGAGTTAAACCGGAACAAGCGCGAAGAGGAATCACTCCTCGATCCGGCGAAACGAATGCGTCCACGTCGCGTCAATCAACGCTATCCGCTCGAGGTCTACGTCCATCAGGTAACAGACCTGTTGAAGGAGCGGAAGACGATGAGCGTGCGAGACATCCAGATGGAGCTCGAATTGCGCTACCGACATCATATTAGTAATATTTACCAATTGATGGTGAAAATCGAATCGGTCAATCCTGATATCAAAAAGATTGGCCGCGGCTTGTATACATACGAGGCAACGGATGAAGTGGCGACACATCCGGCCCACGCCTGAACGTGACCCGACGAGACGACCTCGTCGGGTTTTTTGGTTGTAACATTTCTGATACGTCTCGCCTCACGGGAAATATGCTATAATTCGCCAGAGTCTATTTTTTTATGAGAGAGGAACGTTGGCCCATGTTATGGATTGCCATGTTGGTCAGTTTTGTGATGGCCATCTTGATCACGCCGCTCGTTCGCCGATTTGCTTTTCTGATCGGAGCGGTCGATCACCCGAACGCCCGAAAAGTACATTTACGGACGATGCCACGGATCGGCGGCCTCGCCATCTTCATCGCTTTTTTCATCGGCTACGCCCTGTTGCTGCCGACGAGTCGATATAACGATGCCATCTTAATCGGGGCGGTCGTCATCCTCTTGACGGGTCTCATTGATGACCGGTTCCAGTTGACGGCCCGCGTCAAGCTGATGGGACAGATGATCGCGACGGTCATCGTCTTGAATGCAGGCATGCGCATCGAATTGATTAACCTTCCGTTCGACCAGCAGCTTTATCTCGGGTCGTGGAGCATCCCGGTGACGGTGCTTTGGTTGATCGGGATCACGAACGCGATCAATTTGATCGACGGTCTCGACGGTCTCGCCGCAGGCGTCTCGAGCATCGCCCTCGGAACGATCGCCTTGCTCGCCATCATCCAAGGCAACGTCTATTTGACGATGATGGCGTTGTTGCTCCTCGCGAGCACGCTCGGTTTTCTCGTCCATAACTTCTATCCGGCGAAGATCTTCATGGGGGACACGGGGGCGCTCTTCCTCGGCTATATGCTCGCCGTGTTCTCCTTGATCGGGTTCAAGAACGTAACGCTGTTCTCGCTCGTCGTGCCGGTGCTCTTGCTCGGACTGCCAATCTCGGACACGATCTTCGCGATCGTCCGCCGGCTCGTCCAAGGGCGTCCGCCGATGTCGCCCGATAAGTCGCACATGCATCACCAGTTGATTGACATGGGCTTCACGACGCGGCAGGCCGTTCTGCTCATGTACGGGATGACGTTCTTCTTCGGTATCGCCTCGATTCTGTTCGCGAAGACGACGATGCTCGGAGCGATCATCACGTTCGTCATCGTGCTCATCGTCATCGAGCTGATCGTCGAATCGACCGAATTGATTCACCCGAACTATAAGCCGATCATCCAGACGTCTAGGCGTCTGCTCGGCCGGCCGAAGACATGATCAGACATATAAAAACGACCGGGGACGCGTGTCCTCGGTCGTTTTTTGGTCGTCAGTACGTCGTCGTCTCGCTGAACCCCTCTTCGGTGTCCATCAAGCCATTATCCGTCTCCGTCTCGGAGTCCTCCGCCGTCACCGGCAGGCCGAGCTCGGTCTTCAAGAGCGATCGTTTCTCGCTCAAATCGGCCGGGTCGAGCTCGTAATAGTAGACGCCACCGATCGTCAAATCGCCGCCTGCGAGCGTCTCCTGGTTGAACGAGCGGAGCGACTTCGTATACGGCTGCAACTGTGACGCCTCAGCGAGCGACATGTTCGTTCGGATGTTATCGCCGACCGCATTCATGATCCGGTTGAGCTTCGTGAACGAATTGATCGTCGTCGCCTCGTTGATGATGGCCTCGAGTACTTGCTGTTGACGTTTCGCGCGCCCGACGTCACCCTCGGGATCGTCTTTGCGCATGCGCGCGTAGGCGAGCGCTTCTTTGCCGTTTAACGTCTGGACGCCTGGTTCAAGTTCGACGTTACCGGTCGCCCGGCCCGAGATTGGGACGAGCACATCGACCTCGACACCGCCGACCGCATCGACGAGATCCTCGATGCCGTCAAAGTTGATTGTCGCGTAGTAGTCGATGGGGATGTCGAACAGCTTCTCGACCGTCGCGATCGTCGTGTCGATACCGCCGTAGGCATACGCATGGTTGATCTTGTCCTTGAACTCGCTGCCATCCGTGACGATATCGACGTATGAGTCACGCGGGATGCTGACGAGTGTCACTTGGCGCGATTCCTTGTTGAACGTCGCCACCATGAGCGAGTCGGTCCGTCCTTCTTCGAGCGAGGCGCCGCCATCGACGCCGGCGAGCAAGACGGAGAAGTGATCTTTCGTCAGGTCGACCGTCTCTTCGCGACGGTCCGACTTGTCGCCGCGTGTCAGCTCGCTGTTCGTGTTCTCCGCCGTCTCGTTCGCCTTGAAGACGAAGTAGCCGAAGGCCGACCCGCCGATTAATAGGACGAGGCCGAGCACGAGCAGGACGATCTTCCACACGGGACGTTTCTTGCGGGAGTCTTGTTCCATGTCGTCTCCTCATTTCATTCGTTTCCTTTAGTATACGTGACCTACCGCACAAAATCACGTTCGATGATGCGCTGGTCCTGGGTCTCGAGTCCCCCTTGACCGTTCGTCAAATCGACGAGCCAGGCCATCGCGGCCTCGGTCTCTTCGACCGGTACCGAAATGTGGAACGTGACGGTGTCGGCGTAAACGATGTCATCGAGGAGGTACGATGATTGTCGCAATTCGTTCTCGACCTTGCCGATCCAACCGTAGTCGACGGTGAGCGTCAACCGTTGCATCGGGATGCGTTCGACGATGCCGACCGCGTCGAGCCCTTCGCTCACCGTGCCGCCGTAAGCGCGAATCAATCCGCCGCCACCGAGCTTGATGCCGCCGAAGTAACGGGTGACGACGACGACCGTATCTTTCAACTCGCGTTTCCGGAGCACCTCGAGCATCGGCAGCCCGGCCGTCCCGCTCGGTTCACCGTCATCGTTCGCTTTTTGGAACTCGTTGCGCGCGCCGATGATATAGGCCGAGCAGTTATGGTTGGCGCTCCAATGGGCCTTTTTGATAGCTTGGATGAACGCCTGCGCCTCTTCCTCGGACGTGACCCGTTTGAAGTGGGCGATAAATTTTGATTTTTGAATGACGACCTCGTATTCTCCGTCTTGTTTTATAGTATAATTTTGTTCAGCAGACATTTCTGAAAATTCTCCTTTCTATTTTTGAATATTTTTTTTAGAATTCAAGTAGGCGTCAACGCCTGATGCGGCGAATGGGAAGGAGAGCCTCCATTTTTTACTGTAAACGAACGTTCCGCAGTCGATAATAGGAATAGATGAAGACTTACTACCGAATTATTAGGGGATGGCATCGTGAATCATATTACCGATCGTACAGCTTTAGAACATATCATAACAAATATGATTGATACGGTGACGGAAAGTAAAGAGGAGATTGTCCGGATTACCGAGAGTTCGGCCAACGAGTATTCGTTGATTCAAAACGAACTGAAAGAGTTGACGCAAAAGATCGAGTTTTATATCGAGGAGTCGGAACGGCTCGACCTGCTCGTGAAAGCGGCGAAGAACAAACTCGTCCAAGTGAGCAAGAAGTTTCATATACATAGCGAGCAAGAGATCCGGGAGGCGTACGAACGCGCCAACCAAATGCAGCTCGAGCGCTTTCTCATCCAAAAAGAAGAGATGGCCGGCCAACAGCGTCGCAACGACCTCGAACGCCGCCTGCTCGTCCTCGAGGACACGATCGAACGGGCCGACAAACTCGTCAGTCGCGTCTCCGTCGTGCTGAACTTCCTTCGGGACGACCTGCAGCAAGAGTACTCCGACATGATGAAGAAGCAAGAGATGGCGATCAGCGTCTTCGAGGCGGCCGAACGTGAGCGGCGCCACCTCGCCCGTGAGATGCACGACGGACCGGCGCAATCGCTTGCTCACATCTTGATTCGGGCCGATTTGATCGAGAAGACGTTCGACAAGCGCGGGAAAGACGAGGCGTTCGCCGAACTGCACGAGCTCAAACGCCTCATCCGCGGTGCGCTCGTCGACGTCCGGCGACTCATCTATGACTTGCGTCCGATGTCGCTTGACGACCTCGGCTTCTTGCCGACGCTCGAACGGTACCTCCATCAGACGGAGGAGTATACGACCATCAAGACGCGGCTCAACTACCGGGGGTCTCGGGCCCGGTTGCCCGAGAAACTGGAGATCAACGTGTTCCGACTCGTCCAAGAGGCCGTCCAAAATGCAATCAAACACTCGAAGACGGCGGAGATCATCGTCAATGTCGAGCAAGCGCACGACGCGATACATATTCATGTACGAGACC
This genomic interval carries:
- a CDS encoding alpha/beta hydrolase; protein product: MIHQFIKGTTETTLVLLHGTGGTEQDLIPLARELAPEVNILTLRGDVLENGMSRFFRRHAEGVLDLEDLKRQTERFLTFLDDASTEYGIDRDKMIPLGYSNGANLIGSALYRKQAFHASLLFHPMVPDRSLTLPDLTGANVFISAGERDPICPKTETEELTSTLRGAGADVELFYHGGGHELRMEEVEAARAWLTPFLG
- a CDS encoding acyltransferase family protein, with translation MRNHWYDNIKGVLVLLVVFGHLLTDVRGAYDDILPKWVYLFLYTFHMPLFIMLSGYFFWENRYLRVIQLFVVYIIWQVILGSWFAFTEGIPLLSLENPGLNILTPYWALWYLMAIIVWYVITPYVTQLKGYVLYALLFALLFGFQAESTGFFALRKVIMFYPFFLIGNWMSERNTMNFFELPKRAEQRNRYRMGGFAVFTTLTLGLLASMSFQSESAFYHIGNLFKFRFAYETAVPEAIWSGPFAFLIVYTVSILMAISFALIIPGRELPVITRAGKYSLYIYLVHVFLVVAWKAFVPAGFMPTSWLQLLVLFGVAFLIVLVIISPPVVKLLKPLVEIDVRRVQDVKDAKP
- a CDS encoding Asp23/Gls24 family envelope stress response protein; the protein is MHSTEGDVNVSRHVVEMIAAVAVKETKYVSFTQEDTKLSERALMKHVKVDESSEGVTINLSLYIAYGQSIVKTVTAVQERITQDMDTMLAMTPLSVNVKVVGIQL
- the pgmB gene encoding beta-phosphoglucomutase; protein product: MSTIEAVIFDLDGVITDTAEYHYLAWKQLGEELDIPFDREFNETLKGVSRTDSLERILALGGRQDDFTPDEKAELAQKKNEHYVELIQHISSADLLPGIISFLDEIKEAGLKIGMASASKNAFAVVDALGVRHYFDHIVDAATVAESKPHPEVFLKAASALGVKPEHAIGVEDAAAGVTAIKAANMFAVAVGEESMLGHADLIVASTDELSLARILERVGE
- a CDS encoding Rok-like winged helix domain-containing protein; translation: MESTGVNENIYRELMEIEESYRQLQRRAEYLISELNRNKREEESLLDPAKRMRPRRVNQRYPLEVYVHQVTDLLKERKTMSVRDIQMELELRYRHHISNIYQLMVKIESVNPDIKKIGRGLYTYEATDEVATHPAHA
- a CDS encoding glycosyltransferase family 4 protein, whose amino-acid sequence is MLWIAMLVSFVMAILITPLVRRFAFLIGAVDHPNARKVHLRTMPRIGGLAIFIAFFIGYALLLPTSRYNDAILIGAVVILLTGLIDDRFQLTARVKLMGQMIATVIVLNAGMRIELINLPFDQQLYLGSWSIPVTVLWLIGITNAINLIDGLDGLAAGVSSIALGTIALLAIIQGNVYLTMMALLLLASTLGFLVHNFYPAKIFMGDTGALFLGYMLAVFSLIGFKNVTLFSLVVPVLLLGLPISDTIFAIVRRLVQGRPPMSPDKSHMHHQLIDMGFTTRQAVLLMYGMTFFFGIASILFAKTTMLGAIITFVIVLIVIELIVESTELIHPNYKPIIQTSRRLLGRPKT
- a CDS encoding LCP family protein; this translates as MEQDSRKKRPVWKIVLLVLGLVLLIGGSAFGYFVFKANETAENTNSELTRGDKSDRREETVDLTKDHFSVLLAGVDGGASLEEGRTDSLMVATFNKESRQVTLVSIPRDSYVDIVTDGSEFKDKINHAYAYGGIDTTIATVEKLFDIPIDYYATINFDGIEDLVDAVGGVEVDVLVPISGRATGNVELEPGVQTLNGKEALAYARMRKDDPEGDVGRAKRQQQVLEAIINEATTINSFTKLNRIMNAVGDNIRTNMSLAEASQLQPYTKSLRSFNQETLAGGDLTIGGVYYYELDPADLSEKRSLLKTELGLPVTAEDSETETDNGLMDTEEGFSETTTY
- a CDS encoding YigZ family protein gives rise to the protein MSAEQNYTIKQDGEYEVVIQKSKFIAHFKRVTSEEEAQAFIQAIKKAHWSANHNCSAYIIGARNEFQKANDDGEPSGTAGLPMLEVLRKRELKDTVVVVTRYFGGIKLGGGGLIRAYGGTVSEGLDAVGIVERIPMQRLTLTVDYGWIGKVENELRQSSYLLDDIVYADTVTFHISVPVEETEAAMAWLVDLTNGQGGLETQDQRIIERDFVR
- a CDS encoding sensor histidine kinase; the encoded protein is MNHITDRTALEHIITNMIDTVTESKEEIVRITESSANEYSLIQNELKELTQKIEFYIEESERLDLLVKAAKNKLVQVSKKFHIHSEQEIREAYERANQMQLERFLIQKEEMAGQQRRNDLERRLLVLEDTIERADKLVSRVSVVLNFLRDDLQQEYSDMMKKQEMAISVFEAAERERRHLAREMHDGPAQSLAHILIRADLIEKTFDKRGKDEAFAELHELKRLIRGALVDVRRLIYDLRPMSLDDLGFLPTLERYLHQTEEYTTIKTRLNYRGSRARLPEKLEINVFRLVQEAVQNAIKHSKTAEIIVNVEQAHDAIHIHVRDHGVGFVPSTIGEESFGIVGMRERIELVNGSMTIDSEVGKGTVVRMSIPIT